One window of the Fibrobacterota bacterium genome contains the following:
- the tuf gene encoding elongation factor Tu (EF-Tu; promotes GTP-dependent binding of aminoacyl-tRNA to the A-site of ribosomes during protein biosynthesis; when the tRNA anticodon matches the mRNA codon, GTP hydrolysis results; the inactive EF-Tu-GDP leaves the ribosome and release of GDP is promoted by elongation factor Ts; many prokaryotes have two copies of the gene encoding EF-Tu): TELPSGVEMVMPGDNVTITAELIQSIAMAKDLRFAIREGGKTVGAGVVTEILD, translated from the coding sequence GACCGAGCTTCCCTCGGGCGTTGAGATGGTGATGCCGGGCGACAACGTGACGATCACGGCTGAGTTGATTCAGTCCATCGCCATGGCCAAGGACCTGCGCTTCGCGATTCGCGAAGGCGGCAAGACCGTCGGCGCCGGCGTCGTGACCGAGATTCTGGATTAA
- the secE gene encoding preprotein translocase subunit SecE, with amino-acid sequence MKRFQNYIRDVIAELRKVTWPTREELKGSTITVIIFSLMSTAFVFLVDFVLGKLVQLVLG; translated from the coding sequence ATGAAACGATTTCAAAATTATATCCGGGACGTGATCGCCGAGCTGCGCAAGGTGACCTGGCCTACGCGGGAAGAGCTCAAGGGCTCTACCATAACGGTCATCATCTTCAGCCTCATGTCCACGGCATTCGTATTTCTCGTGGATTTCGTCTTGGGAAAGCTGGTGCAGCTTGTCCTCGGTTGA